Proteins co-encoded in one Paraburkholderia edwinii genomic window:
- a CDS encoding XRE family transcriptional regulator: protein MHSPLALVREPSARSVEIHGSTATATVPGVAETVALTAASVKAAAAAETVAVAASATQTTGVETAVVDAVAVETVAVDTAAVDTVDGLEQLVGLNLTRLRSERQLSLDALARLSGVSRAMLAQIESARSVPSIKVLSKIAAALKVSVSAFLRRYAVHGFEHLPADRAARLLTSNGRFATRALYPDAEPAAAEFHELRIAPLHTEPGTRRAPGTTAHLVVSEGTLEISVHDRRQLLATGDAIVFDADQPHTLRNPGDTEARAFRVTVNPEAPPRWAVTHAV from the coding sequence ATGCATTCCCCGCTTGCGCTTGTGCGCGAACCCAGTGCGAGGTCCGTCGAAATTCACGGGTCGACGGCGACGGCCACGGTGCCAGGCGTCGCTGAAACCGTCGCCTTGACAGCGGCTTCAGTCAAAGCTGCGGCCGCTGCGGAAACCGTGGCCGTGGCAGCGTCCGCCACGCAAACGACGGGCGTGGAAACGGCGGTCGTCGATGCGGTGGCTGTCGAAACGGTGGCTGTCGATACGGCGGCCGTCGACACGGTCGACGGGCTCGAGCAACTAGTCGGTCTCAATCTCACGCGTTTGCGCTCGGAGCGGCAATTGTCGCTCGATGCGCTTGCGCGCCTGTCAGGCGTCTCGCGCGCGATGCTCGCGCAGATCGAATCCGCGCGCAGCGTGCCGTCGATCAAGGTGCTGTCGAAGATCGCGGCGGCGCTGAAAGTATCGGTGTCGGCGTTTTTGCGACGCTACGCGGTGCACGGCTTCGAGCATTTGCCGGCCGATCGCGCGGCGCGGCTTCTGACGTCGAACGGTCGCTTCGCGACGCGCGCGCTTTATCCGGATGCCGAACCGGCCGCCGCCGAGTTCCACGAGTTGCGCATCGCGCCGCTGCATACGGAGCCGGGCACGCGCCGTGCGCCGGGCACGACGGCCCATCTCGTCGTCAGCGAAGGGACGCTCGAGATCAGCGTGCACGATCGGCGCCAGTTGCTTGCGACTGGCGACGCGATCGTGTTCGACGCCGACCAGCCTCACACGCTGCGCAACCCCGGCGATACCGAGGCGCGCGCGTTTCGTGTGACTGTGAATCCGGAAGCGCCACCGCGCTGGGCCGTGACGCACGCGGTGTGA
- a CDS encoding MFS transporter, translated as MPIPLLALAISAFAIGTTEFVIMGLLPEVANDLAVSLPSAGLLVSGYALGVAVGAPLLAVVTSRMPRKIALQLLMGVFIVGNVLCAIAPSYGVLMVARVVTSFAHGSFFGIGAVVAASLVPQEKRASAIALMFTGLTLANVLGVPFGTFIGQQFGWRVAFWIVSGLGVLSLAGVTALVPNRHDSGPANLGHEVRVLKEPQVWLALAMTVLGFGGVFVVFTYIAPILEQVSGFTPHGVTLILVLFGVGLTVGNMIGGKLADRSLMPSLMGILAVLAVVMAVFAHTSHAQITAAVTVFVWGIAAFATVPPLQMRVVEKAAAAPNLASTLNIGAFNVGNAAGAWLGGLTIGHGYGLDVLPWVAAAVAIAALVLTWVAARMDVPATVVQRVRV; from the coding sequence ATGCCTATTCCGCTGTTAGCGCTGGCGATCAGCGCGTTTGCCATTGGTACAACCGAATTCGTGATCATGGGGCTCCTGCCCGAGGTCGCGAACGATCTCGCCGTTTCACTGCCGTCGGCCGGTCTGCTCGTGAGCGGCTATGCGCTCGGCGTCGCGGTCGGTGCGCCGCTGCTCGCCGTCGTCACGAGCCGCATGCCGCGCAAGATCGCGCTGCAATTGCTGATGGGCGTGTTTATCGTCGGCAACGTGCTGTGCGCGATTGCACCCAGCTACGGTGTGCTGATGGTCGCGCGCGTCGTGACGTCGTTTGCGCACGGGTCGTTCTTCGGCATCGGCGCGGTCGTGGCCGCGTCGCTCGTGCCGCAGGAAAAGCGCGCCAGCGCGATCGCGCTGATGTTCACGGGCCTCACGCTCGCGAATGTGCTCGGCGTGCCGTTCGGCACGTTCATTGGCCAGCAGTTCGGCTGGCGTGTCGCGTTCTGGATTGTCAGTGGCCTCGGCGTGCTGTCGCTTGCGGGCGTCACCGCGCTCGTGCCGAACCGGCATGACAGCGGACCCGCAAACCTCGGTCATGAGGTGCGCGTGCTGAAGGAGCCGCAAGTGTGGCTCGCGCTTGCGATGACGGTGCTCGGCTTTGGCGGCGTGTTCGTCGTGTTCACGTATATCGCGCCGATTCTCGAACAGGTCAGCGGCTTCACGCCGCATGGCGTGACGCTGATTCTCGTGCTGTTCGGCGTTGGGCTCACGGTCGGCAACATGATCGGCGGCAAGCTGGCCGACCGCTCGCTGATGCCGTCGCTGATGGGCATTCTCGCGGTGCTCGCGGTCGTGATGGCGGTGTTTGCGCACACGAGTCATGCGCAGATCACCGCAGCGGTAACCGTGTTCGTGTGGGGCATCGCGGCGTTCGCGACGGTGCCGCCGTTGCAGATGCGCGTGGTCGAGAAAGCGGCGGCTGCGCCGAATCTCGCTTCGACGCTCAATATCGGCGCATTCAATGTCGGCAATGCGGCCGGCGCGTGGCTCGGCGGACTCACGATCGGGCATGGTTATGGACTCGATGTGCTGCCGTGGGTCGCGGCGGCCGTTGCGATTGCGGCGCTCGTGCTGACATGGGTGGCGGCGCGCATGGATGTGCCCGCAACGGTTGTGCAGCGCGTGCGGGTTTGA
- a CDS encoding VOC family protein: MHLDHATIVTPDLDAVRRFFVDIVGLSDGARPPFRFDGAWLYADGRAVIHLVDSTSPAGSPNDAVHGRVSPRIDHVAFRVDSHDAWHALIARMDAAGVAYQRAEVPLTQQVQLFVALATDVVIEFVTAAQNASS; this comes from the coding sequence ATGCATCTCGACCATGCAACGATCGTGACGCCCGACCTCGATGCCGTGCGCCGCTTCTTTGTCGACATCGTTGGCCTGAGCGACGGCGCAAGGCCGCCGTTCCGCTTCGACGGCGCGTGGCTGTACGCGGACGGGCGAGCCGTGATTCATCTGGTCGACTCGACCTCGCCTGCGGGCTCGCCCAACGATGCCGTGCATGGCCGTGTATCGCCGCGCATCGATCACGTCGCGTTTCGCGTCGACAGCCATGACGCGTGGCACGCGCTGATCGCGCGCATGGATGCCGCGGGCGTCGCCTACCAGCGCGCCGAAGTGCCGCTTACGCAGCAAGTGCAGTTGTTCGTGGCGCTGGCAACCGACGTCGTCATCGAATTCGTCACGGCTGCGCAAAACGCGTCCTCGTGA
- a CDS encoding LysR family transcriptional regulator yields the protein MNNLGDIRLFVEAAQLGSLSAAGRKLGLTPAAASARLAKLESGLKARLFERTTRQLRLTEEGRLFLQGCRQALGALDDAQMALQAGQNVVRGKVRISTTSDFGRNLLMHWLDEFNALYPDVTFGLALSDSLSNLVQEDIDLAIRFGVPPDSSLVARRLAPNPRVVCASPDYVERYGQPEHPRDLARFHCIVLSTASGPVNEWRFTRGDEVEVYTVPLDAARETNDGAVAREWALRGYGIVVKSMWDVEADLRSDGLRVLLPGWRYPDAPLHALYHRNRFMAPRVRVLLDFLAERFTRTLAELEARCGYTDTPEPPDSADAAAQTSAGKGAR from the coding sequence ATCAACAATCTCGGCGACATCCGGCTCTTCGTCGAGGCCGCGCAACTGGGCAGCCTTTCCGCCGCGGGACGCAAGCTGGGCCTGACGCCCGCCGCCGCCAGCGCGCGTCTCGCGAAGCTCGAAAGCGGCCTGAAGGCGCGGCTTTTCGAACGCACGACGCGGCAGCTGCGGCTCACCGAAGAGGGCAGGCTTTTTCTGCAAGGCTGCCGTCAGGCGCTCGGCGCGCTCGACGACGCGCAAATGGCGCTTCAGGCCGGCCAGAACGTCGTGCGCGGCAAGGTGCGCATTTCGACGACGTCGGACTTCGGACGCAACCTGCTGATGCACTGGCTCGACGAATTCAATGCGCTATACCCGGATGTGACGTTCGGCCTCGCATTGTCCGATTCTCTGTCGAACCTCGTGCAGGAAGACATCGACCTCGCGATCCGCTTCGGCGTGCCGCCCGACAGTTCGCTCGTGGCGCGGCGGCTGGCGCCGAATCCGCGCGTCGTGTGCGCGTCGCCCGACTACGTTGAGCGCTACGGGCAGCCCGAGCATCCGCGCGACCTCGCGCGCTTTCATTGCATCGTGCTTTCGACGGCGTCGGGTCCCGTCAACGAATGGCGTTTTACGCGCGGCGACGAAGTCGAGGTCTATACGGTGCCGCTCGATGCCGCACGCGAAACGAACGATGGCGCGGTCGCCCGCGAGTGGGCGCTGCGCGGTTACGGGATCGTCGTGAAATCGATGTGGGATGTGGAGGCGGACCTGCGCTCGGACGGCCTGCGCGTGCTGCTTCCCGGCTGGCGCTATCCAGACGCGCCGCTGCACGCGCTCTATCACCGCAACCGCTTTATGGCGCCGCGCGTGCGCGTACTGCTCGATTTTCTGGCCGAGCGCTTTACGCGCACGCTGGCCGAACTCGAGGCGCGCTGCGGCTATACGGATACGCCGGAGCCGCCCGATTCCGCGGATGCCGCCGCCCAAACCAGCGCCGGAAAAGGCGCTCGGTGA
- the miaB gene encoding tRNA (N6-isopentenyl adenosine(37)-C2)-methylthiotransferase MiaB → MTKKVYVKTFGCQMNEYDSDKMVDVLGAAEGLVKTDTPEDADVILFNTCSVREKAQEKVFSDLGRVRELKEANPNLLIGVGGCVASQEGASIVSRAPYVDLVFGPQTLHRLPQMIDARRASGRPQVDISFPEIEKFDHLPPASVDGPSAFVSIMEGCSKYCSYCVVPYTRGEEVSRPLDDVLTEVAGLADQGVREVTLLGQNVNAYRGALTVGSSDIADFATLIEYVADIPGIERIRYTTSHPKEFTQRLIDTYAKVPKLVSHLHLPVQHGSDRILMAMKRGYTVLEYKSVIRKLRAIRPDLSLSTDIIVGFPGETEDDFAKTMSLVHDMSYDTSFSFIYSPRPGTPAANLHDDTPREVKLQRLQHLQATIEENVARISEAMVGKVERILVERPARKDPTTELAGRTENNRVVNFPAPLESHARLIGQMIDVKIVRAYPHSLRGELVLAHENSPETTH, encoded by the coding sequence ATGACCAAGAAAGTTTATGTAAAGACCTTCGGCTGCCAGATGAACGAGTACGACTCCGACAAGATGGTCGACGTGCTCGGCGCCGCTGAAGGCCTCGTGAAAACCGACACGCCGGAAGACGCGGACGTCATTCTGTTCAACACGTGCTCGGTGCGCGAAAAAGCGCAGGAAAAAGTCTTCTCCGATCTCGGCCGCGTGCGCGAACTGAAAGAAGCGAACCCGAACCTGCTGATCGGCGTCGGCGGCTGCGTCGCGAGCCAGGAAGGCGCGTCGATCGTGTCGCGCGCGCCGTATGTGGACCTCGTATTCGGCCCGCAAACCCTGCACCGTCTGCCGCAGATGATCGACGCGCGCCGCGCGAGCGGCCGTCCGCAGGTCGACATCTCGTTTCCCGAGATCGAAAAGTTCGACCATCTGCCACCGGCGAGCGTCGATGGGCCGAGCGCGTTTGTGTCGATCATGGAAGGCTGCAGCAAGTACTGCAGCTACTGCGTCGTGCCGTACACGCGCGGCGAGGAAGTGTCGCGCCCGCTCGACGACGTGCTCACAGAAGTAGCCGGCCTCGCCGACCAGGGCGTACGCGAAGTCACGCTGCTCGGCCAGAACGTCAACGCCTACCGTGGCGCGCTGACCGTCGGTTCGTCCGATATCGCGGACTTCGCGACGCTGATCGAATACGTCGCCGACATCCCCGGCATCGAGCGCATCCGCTATACGACGTCGCATCCGAAGGAATTCACGCAGCGCCTCATCGACACTTACGCGAAGGTGCCGAAGCTCGTGAGCCACCTGCATCTGCCGGTTCAGCACGGCTCCGACCGCATCCTGATGGCGATGAAGCGCGGCTACACGGTGCTCGAGTACAAGTCGGTGATCCGCAAGCTGCGCGCGATCCGTCCCGATCTGTCGCTGTCGACCGACATCATCGTCGGCTTTCCCGGCGAGACCGAAGACGACTTCGCGAAGACGATGTCGCTCGTTCACGACATGAGCTACGACACGAGCTTCTCGTTTATCTATAGCCCGCGTCCGGGCACGCCCGCGGCGAATCTGCACGACGACACTCCGCGCGAAGTCAAGCTGCAACGGCTGCAACATTTGCAGGCCACTATCGAGGAGAACGTGGCGCGCATCAGCGAAGCGATGGTCGGCAAGGTCGAGCGCATTCTGGTCGAACGGCCGGCGCGCAAGGACCCGACCACCGAACTCGCGGGCCGCACCGAAAACAACCGCGTCGTCAATTTCCCGGCGCCGCTCGAATCGCATGCGCGACTGATCGGACAAATGATCGACGTGAAAATCGTCCGCGCGTACCCACATTCGTTAAGGGGCGAACTCGTGCTCGCGCACGAGAACTCGCCCGAGACCACTCATTGA
- a CDS encoding PhoH family protein, which produces MKTTQQQLEFTAPRDDNARLANLCGPLDENLRQIEQALDVTLQRRGHRISIRGRGAKVALNALENFYNNARDPLSVDDIQLALVESRHPGNHGGNHAGNNGRPNGDDEVDPRFRGDPDHPFDEPASVATDDEEELGPKLYTRRADLRGRTPAQREYLKQIVAHDVTFGVGPAGTGKTYLAVACAVDALERDQVKRIVLTRPAVEAGERLGFLPGDLAQKVDPYLRPLYDALYDLLGFDKTAKMFERQMIEIAPLAYMRGRTLNHAFIILDEAQNTTPEQMKMFLTRIGFGSKAVVTGDTTQIDLPRGQKSGLIEAEQVLSNVRGIALTRFTSADVVRHPLVARIVEAYDAHSKKEDRAAAPAQVQAGAKAQ; this is translated from the coding sequence TTGAAGACCACTCAGCAACAACTGGAATTCACTGCACCGCGCGATGACAATGCGCGGCTTGCCAACCTCTGCGGCCCGCTCGACGAAAACCTGCGGCAGATCGAACAGGCGCTCGACGTCACGCTGCAACGCCGCGGCCACCGCATCAGCATTCGCGGGCGCGGCGCGAAAGTCGCGCTCAATGCGCTCGAAAATTTCTACAACAACGCGCGCGACCCGCTATCGGTCGACGACATCCAGCTCGCGCTCGTCGAATCGCGTCATCCGGGCAACCACGGCGGAAACCACGCGGGCAACAACGGCCGGCCGAACGGCGACGACGAAGTGGACCCGAGATTTCGCGGCGACCCCGATCATCCGTTCGACGAACCGGCGAGCGTCGCCACCGACGACGAGGAAGAACTCGGTCCGAAGCTCTATACGCGCCGCGCCGATCTGCGCGGCCGCACGCCCGCACAGCGCGAATATCTGAAGCAGATCGTTGCGCACGACGTCACGTTCGGCGTCGGGCCCGCGGGCACCGGCAAGACCTATCTCGCCGTTGCGTGCGCGGTCGACGCGCTCGAGCGCGATCAGGTGAAGCGCATCGTGCTGACGCGCCCCGCGGTCGAAGCCGGCGAGCGGCTCGGCTTCCTGCCGGGCGACCTCGCGCAGAAAGTCGATCCGTATCTGCGGCCGCTCTACGACGCGTTGTACGACCTGCTCGGTTTCGACAAGACCGCGAAGATGTTCGAGCGCCAGATGATCGAGATCGCGCCGCTCGCCTATATGCGCGGCCGCACGCTGAATCATGCGTTCATCATCCTGGACGAAGCGCAGAACACGACGCCCGAACAGATGAAGATGTTCCTCACGCGGATTGGCTTCGGCTCGAAGGCCGTGGTAACCGGTGACACGACGCAGATCGACTTGCCGCGCGGCCAGAAAAGCGGGCTGATCGAAGCGGAACAGGTGCTGTCGAATGTGCGTGGTATCGCGCTGACGCGCTTTACAAGCGCCGACGTCGTGCGTCACCCGCTCGTCGCGCGGATCGTCGAAGCGTACGACGCGCATTCGAAGAAGGAAGACAGGGCGGCCGCCCCGGCACAGGTTCAGGCGGGCGCCAAAGCCCAATGA
- the ybeY gene encoding rRNA maturation RNase YbeY — protein MTRAPKLSLNLQFPAAKAWPEHKSLLPRATVASWIKAALFADAELAVRFVDAEEGRTLNRTYRGKDYATNVLTFAYAESEDDPVSGDLILCCPVVEKEAAEQHKPLVAHYAHLLVHGTLHAQGYDHENDADAQEMEAIEKDVLAGLGFPDPYR, from the coding sequence ATGACCCGCGCACCGAAACTTTCGTTGAACCTGCAGTTTCCCGCGGCAAAAGCGTGGCCCGAACACAAGTCGCTGCTGCCGCGCGCAACCGTCGCAAGCTGGATCAAGGCCGCACTTTTCGCCGACGCGGAACTGGCCGTGCGTTTCGTCGACGCGGAAGAAGGCCGCACACTGAACCGCACCTATCGCGGCAAGGATTACGCGACCAATGTGCTGACCTTTGCGTACGCGGAATCGGAAGACGATCCGGTCAGCGGCGATCTGATCCTGTGCTGTCCGGTCGTCGAAAAGGAAGCGGCTGAACAGCATAAGCCGCTTGTCGCGCACTATGCGCACCTGCTCGTTCACGGTACCCTGCACGCTCAGGGCTACGATCACGAGAACGATGCCGATGCACAGGAGATGGAAGCGATCGAGAAAGACGTGCTGGCAGGGCTCGGTTTCCCGGACCCTTACCGCTGA
- a CDS encoding gamma-glutamylcyclotransferase yields the protein MTARHPDPAPPTEPDGRGYPPALGESRLLSDEELRASMDKTLARWDRMSDLWLFGYGSLIWNPGLPTAEAVRSRVHGYHRGLYLWSRVNRGTPEQPGLVLALDRGGSCSGIAFRLAAEGSIPHLEALWRREMAMGSYRPAWLPCVLADGRRVDALAFVMRRDVPSYTGKLSDEVVRIVFNCATGRYGTTLDYVNRTVDALRKSGMPDRALEALLARCDRQTRQARQTQQAQQTAEPTIPASGPREPTPK from the coding sequence GTGACTGCCCGCCATCCCGATCCCGCACCGCCCACTGAGCCTGACGGCCGCGGCTATCCGCCGGCGCTCGGCGAATCGCGGCTGCTCTCGGATGAAGAATTGCGTGCGTCGATGGATAAAACGCTCGCGCGCTGGGATCGCATGAGCGACCTGTGGCTGTTCGGTTATGGCTCGCTGATCTGGAACCCCGGTTTGCCGACCGCCGAAGCCGTCCGCTCGCGCGTGCACGGCTATCACCGCGGGTTATACCTGTGGTCGCGCGTGAATCGCGGCACACCCGAGCAGCCGGGTCTCGTGCTCGCGCTCGACCGCGGCGGCTCGTGCAGCGGCATCGCGTTTCGCCTCGCGGCCGAGGGCTCGATACCGCATCTCGAAGCGTTGTGGCGCCGCGAAATGGCGATGGGCTCGTACCGTCCCGCATGGCTGCCGTGCGTGCTCGCCGACGGGCGGCGCGTCGACGCGCTCGCGTTCGTGATGCGCCGCGACGTGCCGAGCTATACCGGCAAGCTTTCCGACGAAGTCGTGCGCATCGTGTTCAACTGCGCGACCGGCCGTTACGGCACGACGCTCGATTACGTGAACCGCACCGTCGACGCCCTGCGCAAAAGCGGCATGCCTGACCGCGCGCTCGAGGCGCTACTCGCGCGTTGTGATCGACAAACGCGGCAAGCGCGCCAAACGCAGCAAGCGCAGCAAACCGCGGAGCCGACCATTCCGGCGAGCGGGCCCCGCGAACCGACCCCGAAGTAA
- a CDS encoding HlyC/CorC family transporter produces the protein MNDTYPSRRSASDKPTEKRSLLERLTDFISPEPDSRGELLEILQDAHERNLIDADSLSMIEGVFQVSELSARDIMVPRAQMDAINIADTPADFIPFMLEKAHSRYPVYEGNRDNVIGVLLAKDLLRYYAEEEFDVRGMLRPAVFIPESKRLNVLLHDFRVNRNHIAIVVDEYGGVAGLITIEDVLEQIVGDIEDEYDFDEESGNIIASPDGRYRVRALTEIEQFNEEFGTHLSDEENDTIGGLVTHHFGRVPHRGEKVRLGDLIFEVLRADARQIHMLLVRKDPLAGQRERDAQHVGT, from the coding sequence ATGAACGACACGTATCCCAGTCGACGATCTGCCAGCGACAAACCCACCGAAAAGCGCTCACTGCTCGAGCGACTGACCGACTTCATCTCGCCAGAGCCCGATTCCCGCGGCGAACTCCTCGAAATCCTGCAGGACGCGCACGAACGTAACCTGATCGACGCCGATTCGCTCTCGATGATCGAAGGCGTGTTCCAGGTGTCGGAACTGAGCGCGCGCGACATCATGGTGCCCCGCGCACAGATGGACGCGATCAACATCGCCGACACGCCCGCCGACTTCATCCCGTTCATGCTCGAAAAGGCGCACTCGCGCTACCCGGTCTACGAAGGCAATCGCGACAACGTGATCGGCGTGCTGCTCGCGAAAGACCTGCTGCGCTACTACGCGGAAGAAGAATTCGACGTGCGCGGCATGCTGCGGCCCGCGGTGTTCATTCCGGAATCGAAGCGCCTCAACGTGCTGCTGCATGACTTTCGCGTGAACCGCAATCACATCGCGATCGTCGTCGACGAATACGGCGGCGTCGCGGGGCTGATCACGATCGAGGATGTGCTCGAGCAGATCGTCGGCGATATCGAGGATGAATACGACTTCGACGAAGAAAGCGGCAATATCATCGCGTCGCCGGACGGGCGTTATCGCGTGCGCGCGCTGACCGAAATCGAGCAGTTCAACGAAGAATTCGGCACGCACCTGTCGGACGAAGAAAACGACACGATCGGCGGACTCGTCACGCATCACTTCGGGCGCGTGCCGCATCGCGGCGAAAAGGTGCGCCTCGGTGATCTGATTTTCGAAGTGCTGCGCGCCGACGCGCGGCAAATTCATATGCTGCTCGTGCGCAAGGACCCGCTCGCGGGTCAGCGCGAGCGCGACGCACAGCACGTCGGAACCTGA